Proteins encoded in a region of the Dreissena polymorpha isolate Duluth1 chromosome 6, UMN_Dpol_1.0, whole genome shotgun sequence genome:
- the LOC127835394 gene encoding uncharacterized protein LOC127835394 isoform X1 codes for MWHIYWFTLASFFGCSIALKSTTGREFVTGFLSWIPKCTLKLDIASSTYGDVEIYVPYLGINTTYSFNRTFSTTFNSSLQLYGTRIGRNGVYLKSTVDITVYVTTYDITGRSEDTHTCLPVQSLGRVYYISSYMPTFEPLFMVISAFANTEVNISFPNGTSIAKTLNWLDVYQESSVKSDPTGTIIRSSKPVSVVSGVSCANVPKDAHSSCDMVGEQMIPANAFQTYFIIPPIQSYQFMVRIFSSQSNNTVCVKDSSFDNCTTIGSNHWMESVPTNSTLVVTSQESISVIQYKENQAFMTIIPGISQFMNSYTIVVPEVYADHNHYISVTILSSASQSLRLDGKPPSDQRVDTAYVPPPFNNYTILTFRISTGYHAIASTVPQVVFGLIVFGIGNKAAYGYPAGMNFDINECASSPCLHGGTCSDGVNDYTCTCSDGFSGRNCEINSNKQLMCYSCEDMSHLELCDTVKRCGEGEACLVERTRAKYRSGCANSSVCSSNNPSSNQCVECCSDDYCNGRGCGDEGLVSRQERGPVCYTCNQVRTIQQCMSIGLCNKHQSCRIEEFELLDHTNLFKLGCADSPGDTTTIHLAKHCVSL; via the exons ATGTGGCATATATATTGGTTTACATTGGCTTCGTTTTTCGGGTGCTCTATTGCACTTAAAT CCACAACAGGACGGGAATTCGTCACTGGATTTCTGAGTTGGATTCCTAAATGCACGTTAAAACTAGATATCGCCTCCAGTACATATGGGGATGTTGAAATATACGTACCATATCTAGGAATAAATACCACATACTCTTTCAATAGAACATTTTCAACTACGTTCAACAGCAGTCTTCAGCTTTACGGTACTCGGATCGGACGAAACGgcgtttatttaaaatcaacAGTTGATATTACGGTTTACGTTACCACCTATGATATTACTGGAAGAAGTGAGGACACACACACATGCCTGCCAGTTCAATCGCTTGGAAGAGTATATTATATTTCCAGTTACATGCCAACGTTTGAACCACTTTTTATGGTGATTTCCGCGTTTGCGAACACTGAGGTGAATATATCATTTCCTAACGGCACATCGATAGCAAAGACACTGAACTGGTTGGACGTCTATCAGGAATCGTCCGTTAAAAGCGATCCCACTGGTACTATCATCCGGTCAAGTAAACCCGTATCTGTGGTAAGCGGTGTGTCATGTGCGAATGTCCCGAAAGACGCTCATAGTAGTTGTGATATGGTTGGTGAACAAATGATTCCAGCGAACGCCTTTCAAACGTATTTCATCATTCCGCCAATCCAATCCTACCAATTTATGGTTCGTATATTCAGTAGTCAAAGTAATAACACGGTATGTGTGAAAGACTCGTCGTTTGACAATTGTACTACGATTGGTTCAAATCATTGGATGGAATCTGTACCAACTAATTCGACCTTAGTCGTCACTAGTCAAGAATCGATATCCGTCATACAATACAAAGAAAATCAAGCGTTCATGACAATAATTCCGGGTATAAGCCAATTTATGAATTCGTATACAATTGTTGTACCAGAGGTCTATGCAGACCACAATCACTATATTTCTGTTACAATACTCTCTTCCGCATCGCAATCCCTTCGTCTAGACGGAAAACCACCAAGTGATCAACGTGTTGACACTGCTTACGTGCCACCCCCATTCAACAATTATACAATCCTCACGTTCAGAATATCCACAGGATACCACGCGATTGCATCCACAGTACCACAGGTTGTGTTCGGATTGATTGTATTTGGAATTGGGAATAAGGCCGCATACGGGTACCCTGCTGGGATGAACTTTG ATATTAATGAATGTGCATCCTCCCCATGTCTTCACGGCGGTACATGTTCAGATGGTGTTAACGATTACACCTGTACATGCTCAGATGGCTTTAGTGGAAGGAATTGTGAAATCA ACTCCAACAAACAGCTGATGTGTTACAGTTGTGAAGACATGTCTCACCTAGAACTCTGTGATACAGTTAAAAGATGTGGCGAGGGCGAA GCGTGTTTGGTAGAGCGAACTCGTGCGAAGTACCGGTCGGGATGTGCCAATAGTTCG GTTTGTTCGTCAAATAATCCAAGCTCAAATCAGTGTGTAGAGTGCTGCAGCGACGACTACTGCAACGGTCGTGGGTGCGGGGATGAAG GTTTAGTCTCAAGACAAGAGCGAGGCCCAGTGTGCTATACCTGCAATCAAGTTCGAACCATTCAGCAATGCATGTCCATCGGACTGTGTAATAAACACCAG TCTTGCAGAATCGAGGAGTTTGAATTGCTTGATCACACCAACTTATTCAAGCTCGGGTGTGCGGACTCTCCG GGTGACACGACGACAATCCATCTGGCAAAGCATTGTGTATCTTTATAG
- the LOC127835394 gene encoding uncharacterized protein LOC127835394 isoform X2, with the protein MWHIYWFTLASFFGCSIALKSTTGREFVTGFLSWIPKCTLKLDIASSTYGDVEIYVPYLGINTTYSFNRTFSTTFNSSLQLYGTRIGRNGVYLKSTVDITVYVTTYDITGRSEDTHTCLPVQSLGRVYYISSYMPTFEPLFMVISAFANTEVNISFPNGTSIAKTLNWLDVYQESSVKSDPTGTIIRSSKPVSVVSGVSCANVPKDAHSSCDMVGEQMIPANAFQTYFIIPPIQSYQFMVRIFSSQSNNTVCVKDSSFDNCTTIGSNHWMESVPTNSTLVVTSQESISVIQYKENQAFMTIIPGISQFMNSYTIVVPEVYADHNHYISVTILSSASQSLRLDGKPPSDQRVDTAYVPPPFNNYTILTFRISTGYHAIASTVPQVVFGLIVFGIGNKAAYGYPAGMNFDINECASSPCLHGGTCSDGVNDYTCTCSDGFSGRNCEINSNKQLMCYSCEDMSHLELCDTVKRCGEGEACLVERTRAKYRSGCANSSVCSSNNPSSNQCVECCSDDYCNGRGCGDEGLVSRQERGPVCYTCNQVRTIQQCMSIGLCNKHQSCRIEEFELLDHTNLFKLGCADSPVCRW; encoded by the exons ATGTGGCATATATATTGGTTTACATTGGCTTCGTTTTTCGGGTGCTCTATTGCACTTAAAT CCACAACAGGACGGGAATTCGTCACTGGATTTCTGAGTTGGATTCCTAAATGCACGTTAAAACTAGATATCGCCTCCAGTACATATGGGGATGTTGAAATATACGTACCATATCTAGGAATAAATACCACATACTCTTTCAATAGAACATTTTCAACTACGTTCAACAGCAGTCTTCAGCTTTACGGTACTCGGATCGGACGAAACGgcgtttatttaaaatcaacAGTTGATATTACGGTTTACGTTACCACCTATGATATTACTGGAAGAAGTGAGGACACACACACATGCCTGCCAGTTCAATCGCTTGGAAGAGTATATTATATTTCCAGTTACATGCCAACGTTTGAACCACTTTTTATGGTGATTTCCGCGTTTGCGAACACTGAGGTGAATATATCATTTCCTAACGGCACATCGATAGCAAAGACACTGAACTGGTTGGACGTCTATCAGGAATCGTCCGTTAAAAGCGATCCCACTGGTACTATCATCCGGTCAAGTAAACCCGTATCTGTGGTAAGCGGTGTGTCATGTGCGAATGTCCCGAAAGACGCTCATAGTAGTTGTGATATGGTTGGTGAACAAATGATTCCAGCGAACGCCTTTCAAACGTATTTCATCATTCCGCCAATCCAATCCTACCAATTTATGGTTCGTATATTCAGTAGTCAAAGTAATAACACGGTATGTGTGAAAGACTCGTCGTTTGACAATTGTACTACGATTGGTTCAAATCATTGGATGGAATCTGTACCAACTAATTCGACCTTAGTCGTCACTAGTCAAGAATCGATATCCGTCATACAATACAAAGAAAATCAAGCGTTCATGACAATAATTCCGGGTATAAGCCAATTTATGAATTCGTATACAATTGTTGTACCAGAGGTCTATGCAGACCACAATCACTATATTTCTGTTACAATACTCTCTTCCGCATCGCAATCCCTTCGTCTAGACGGAAAACCACCAAGTGATCAACGTGTTGACACTGCTTACGTGCCACCCCCATTCAACAATTATACAATCCTCACGTTCAGAATATCCACAGGATACCACGCGATTGCATCCACAGTACCACAGGTTGTGTTCGGATTGATTGTATTTGGAATTGGGAATAAGGCCGCATACGGGTACCCTGCTGGGATGAACTTTG ATATTAATGAATGTGCATCCTCCCCATGTCTTCACGGCGGTACATGTTCAGATGGTGTTAACGATTACACCTGTACATGCTCAGATGGCTTTAGTGGAAGGAATTGTGAAATCA ACTCCAACAAACAGCTGATGTGTTACAGTTGTGAAGACATGTCTCACCTAGAACTCTGTGATACAGTTAAAAGATGTGGCGAGGGCGAA GCGTGTTTGGTAGAGCGAACTCGTGCGAAGTACCGGTCGGGATGTGCCAATAGTTCG GTTTGTTCGTCAAATAATCCAAGCTCAAATCAGTGTGTAGAGTGCTGCAGCGACGACTACTGCAACGGTCGTGGGTGCGGGGATGAAG GTTTAGTCTCAAGACAAGAGCGAGGCCCAGTGTGCTATACCTGCAATCAAGTTCGAACCATTCAGCAATGCATGTCCATCGGACTGTGTAATAAACACCAG TCTTGCAGAATCGAGGAGTTTGAATTGCTTGATCACACCAACTTATTCAAGCTCGGGTGTGCGGACTCTCCGGTATGTCGAT GGTGA